The Limosilactobacillus panis DNA segment TTTAGCTGCATTGAGTCACCAGGGCGAACAACCTTCCGAAATTCAGCAGAATGAATTCCACCAAAATAGGCAGTCTTTCCCTTAAATTCGGGGGCAGACAGCAAAGCAACCGCACCGGTCTGCGCCAAAGATTCGACAATCAAAGCGCCAGGCAAAACCGGATTATTGGGGAAGTGACCATTAAATACTTCTTCATGAATAGTCACGTTTCGTCTCGCAACCGCCATTTTTCCCGGTTCTAATTCCTCAACGCGATCAATCAACAGCATTGGATAACGGTGCGGAATGATTTTTTGAATATCTGTTGAGTCTAAATTAACTTTAGCC contains these protein-coding regions:
- the fabZ gene encoding 3-hydroxyacyl-ACP dehydratase FabZ, with protein sequence MAKVNLDSTDIQKIIPHRYPMLLIDRVEELEPGKMAVARRNVTIHEEVFNGHFPNNPVLPGALIVESLAQTGAVALLSAPEFKGKTAYFGGIHSAEFRKVVRPGDSMQLKVELTKIRGNIGEGKGTALVDGKRACTAEMTFMIG